The following are from one region of the Methanospirillum hungatei genome:
- a CDS encoding MATE family efflux transporter: MSESITPDKNTSGPRKKETIGVALLLGEPEKAIRKLSGPMIIAMLLYSTYNIVNAIWVAGLGSDALAAVGFISPLFLVIIGLGNGLGAGTTSAIARKIGAGDHAGANNTAVHAILLTVAISALATIPLVLWTEEIALLFGAGKTAGLAGEYGRIIFASTILLLLTNVGSAILRAEGDTKRTMYIMAVSAVMNMILDPLLIYSVGLGIAGAAWGMVISQVFVTLVLIYWFFGKKDTFVTVSKKSFYYEKKTIRDILGVGVPASFEFFLMSVLAIIINGLLVRVAGTDAVAVYAAGWRVVIFAIIPLAAIGTSVVSVAGAAFGGRRYEKLPIILNYSFKLGLIVAMGVSILTWFFSSQIASIFTYSPESIHLAPSIAAFLATMCFFYPFVSPGIMSCSLFQGVGKGITSLTLNLFRNLIFIAVFAYVFGITLGYGEHGIWWGIVAGDILGGILGYAWARLYLSQLLKYQ, encoded by the coding sequence ATTTCAGAATCAATAACACCAGATAAGAATACCTCTGGTCCACGAAAAAAAGAGACAATAGGAGTTGCACTTCTTCTTGGTGAACCTGAGAAAGCTATCCGAAAATTATCCGGACCGATGATTATTGCAATGTTGTTATATTCAACGTACAACATTGTAAACGCAATATGGGTAGCAGGACTTGGATCAGATGCTCTCGCAGCAGTCGGTTTTATTTCACCATTATTCCTAGTCATCATTGGTCTTGGCAATGGTCTTGGAGCAGGAACAACATCTGCAATTGCCCGAAAAATTGGTGCAGGAGATCATGCAGGAGCGAATAACACAGCAGTCCATGCGATTCTTTTAACGGTTGCCATTTCCGCACTTGCTACAATTCCTCTGGTATTATGGACAGAAGAGATTGCCCTTCTCTTTGGTGCCGGAAAAACAGCTGGTCTTGCAGGGGAATACGGAAGAATTATCTTTGCCAGTACCATTCTACTTCTTCTGACAAATGTCGGATCTGCTATATTACGAGCGGAAGGCGATACAAAACGAACTATGTATATAATGGCCGTTTCTGCGGTGATGAATATGATACTCGATCCCCTGCTTATTTATTCTGTAGGATTGGGTATTGCAGGAGCTGCCTGGGGTATGGTAATTTCTCAGGTTTTTGTGACACTTGTACTCATATACTGGTTTTTTGGAAAGAAAGACACCTTTGTTACCGTATCAAAAAAATCCTTTTATTACGAAAAGAAAACCATCCGGGATATACTTGGTGTTGGTGTTCCAGCAAGTTTTGAATTTTTCTTAATGTCGGTTCTTGCAATCATCATTAATGGACTGTTGGTTCGTGTTGCAGGAACTGATGCTGTTGCTGTATATGCAGCCGGATGGAGAGTTGTAATATTTGCAATAATTCCACTTGCAGCAATCGGAACTTCTGTGGTTTCTGTGGCCGGAGCAGCATTTGGGGGGAGAAGATATGAAAAGCTCCCGATAATTCTCAATTATTCGTTTAAATTAGGACTTATAGTTGCAATGGGTGTTTCTATTCTGACATGGTTCTTTTCATCACAGATCGCTTCAATTTTCACATATTCACCGGAGAGCATTCATCTGGCACCATCAATAGCGGCATTTCTAGCGACGATGTGCTTTTTTTATCCTTTTGTTTCACCGGGGATAATGTCATGTTCACTCTTTCAGGGTGTTGGGAAAGGGATCACCTCACTCACCCTGAATCTTTTCAGAAATCTGATATTTATCGCTGTATTTGCATATGTGTTTGGTATAACTCTTGGGTACGGAGAACATGGAATCTGGTGGGGAATTGTCGCAGGTGACATACTGGGAGGAATACTTGGATATGCATGGGCCAGATTGTATCTCTCACAACTCTTAAAATATCAATAA
- a CDS encoding MarR family winged helix-turn-helix transcriptional regulator, whose amino-acid sequence MCLLHHPNIIQESMARYFHLDKGTIARTVKKMEDAGYVSKNVDPDNRRAFRLFLTEKGYQVAPEIIAIDREWEKLVTNSISDKEQQDMLFLLRKVAESSILAIKDVEG is encoded by the coding sequence ATGTGTCTACTTCATCATCCCAATATAATCCAAGAGTCCATGGCCAGATATTTTCACCTTGATAAAGGAACAATAGCCCGTACAGTTAAAAAAATGGAGGATGCCGGCTATGTTTCAAAAAATGTCGATCCAGATAATCGACGGGCATTTCGGTTATTTTTAACTGAAAAGGGATATCAGGTTGCTCCAGAAATCATAGCAATCGATAGAGAGTGGGAAAAACTGGTGACAAACTCAATATCAGACAAAGAACAGCAGGATATGCTTTTTCTTTTAAGAAAAGTCGCAGAATCCAGCATTTTAGCAATAAAAGATGTGGAAGGATAA